In Chryseobacterium camelliae, one DNA window encodes the following:
- a CDS encoding nitroreductase family protein, which yields MNFLEQMKSRYTVKKYDPKGNLSEDTVQQLKDILHLSPSSINSQPWNFVFVNDDETKRQLAEASYFNKEKILDSSVLIVFQVIKTPEDFEKQIEENLPEGSVNYYRNFVQPKGTAGIRAWMEHQVYLSLGILLSACAAMGIDSTPMEGIEADQYDAILNNTAYETLFAVTLGKRDENDINHPSHTPKRRLDMEKVIIGR from the coding sequence ATGAATTTTCTGGAACAAATGAAATCTAGGTATACCGTAAAAAAGTATGACCCTAAAGGAAACCTCAGCGAAGACACCGTTCAGCAGCTGAAAGACATATTGCACCTGAGCCCGTCATCCATCAATAGTCAGCCCTGGAATTTTGTGTTTGTCAACGATGATGAAACTAAAAGGCAACTGGCCGAAGCATCTTATTTCAATAAAGAAAAAATCCTTGACAGCAGTGTGCTGATTGTTTTCCAGGTGATCAAAACTCCTGAAGACTTTGAAAAGCAGATTGAGGAAAACCTCCCGGAAGGGTCTGTGAATTACTACAGGAATTTTGTGCAGCCCAAAGGCACTGCAGGCATCAGAGCCTGGATGGAGCACCAGGTTTATCTGTCATTAGGCATTCTTTTGTCCGCCTGCGCTGCTATGGGAATCGATTCAACCCCGATGGAAGGCATAGAGGCTGATCAGTATGATGCGATACTCAATAATACAGCTTATGAAACCCTGTTTGCCGTTACCTTGGGAAAGCGGGATGAAAATGACATCAACCATCCGAGCCATACGCCTAAAAGAAGGCTGGATATGGAGAAAGTTATTATCGGACGCTGA
- a CDS encoding metallophosphoesterase family protein has product MTKILLLSDTHSYMDERILSYAEQADEIWHGGDFGSMEVIEQLEQIKPLKGVYGNIDNAKIRSEFPEVNRFVCEDVEVLMVHIGGYPGKYTPVAKAAIAEKTPKMFISGHSHILKVMFDEKNGLLHLNPGACGKQGWHKMRTMMRFVIDGAEIKDLEVIELGPK; this is encoded by the coding sequence ATGACCAAAATCCTCCTCTTATCCGACACCCATTCCTATATGGATGAAAGAATTTTATCATACGCAGAGCAGGCAGATGAGATCTGGCACGGCGGCGATTTCGGGAGCATGGAAGTAATTGAACAGCTGGAACAGATTAAACCCTTAAAAGGAGTATATGGCAATATCGATAATGCCAAGATCCGTTCTGAATTCCCTGAGGTAAACCGGTTTGTCTGCGAAGATGTGGAGGTTTTGATGGTGCATATCGGCGGATATCCCGGAAAATATACCCCGGTCGCCAAAGCGGCCATCGCCGAAAAAACACCCAAAATGTTTATTTCCGGGCATTCGCACATCCTGAAAGTCATGTTTGATGAAAAGAACGGCTTGTTGCATCTGAACCCGGGTGCCTGTGGAAAGCAGGGATGGCACAAAATGAGAACCATGATGCGTTTTGTTATCGACGGCGCAGAGATCAAGGATCTTGAAGTGATTGAATTGGGTCCAAAATAA
- a CDS encoding DUF3822 family protein, producing MNVLNLLFTKDGLISQIARNKSILEEKSYFVEEDSPEDFIAVKLDEVLTKQRFDEIHVISALNHFTLMPEGFTDHESGFDLIAYNAPADSQQEELMLSINRKFKVQFYYTFPKNFYRKIKEVGIPVHFNFSGEKFLNSVNNKNGKEIHINLYHNQCEFFAVDHKQVILYNNLDVNSEVDFLYFIMFTLSKLGFGINETNFYAYGETTENETFISELQKFVKNLKIVFDNLPNKNFILN from the coding sequence ATGAACGTACTTAATTTACTTTTTACCAAAGACGGACTGATCTCCCAGATTGCCAGAAACAAGAGCATCCTGGAAGAAAAATCGTATTTCGTTGAAGAAGATTCCCCGGAAGACTTTATTGCCGTGAAGCTTGATGAGGTGCTGACAAAACAGAGGTTCGACGAAATCCATGTGATTTCTGCCCTGAATCATTTCACGCTGATGCCGGAAGGGTTTACGGATCACGAAAGCGGCTTTGACCTGATTGCCTATAATGCTCCGGCAGACAGCCAGCAGGAAGAGCTGATGCTCTCCATCAACAGGAAGTTCAAGGTTCAGTTCTATTATACATTCCCGAAAAATTTTTACAGGAAAATCAAGGAGGTGGGCATTCCGGTACACTTCAATTTTTCCGGAGAGAAATTCCTGAACTCCGTGAATAATAAAAACGGCAAGGAAATCCATATCAACCTGTATCACAATCAGTGCGAGTTTTTCGCTGTCGACCATAAGCAAGTGATCCTGTATAACAACCTGGATGTTAACTCAGAGGTTGACTTCCTTTATTTCATTATGTTTACGCTCAGCAAATTAGGTTTCGGCATCAATGAAACCAACTTTTATGCTTATGGGGAAACCACGGAAAATGAAACCTTTATTTCAGAACTTCAGAAGTTTGTGAAGAACCTCAAAATCGTCTTTGACAACCTTCCGAATAAAAATTTTATCTTAAACTAA
- a CDS encoding winged helix-turn-helix transcriptional regulator: MYIIDNKTYPCSTSVTMKFIGGKWKAVILVHLADGAKRYNELRKLIPTITERTLSLQLKQLEEDNVINRAVYTEKPPLMVEYTLTDFGKTLLPVLHEINRWGIEAAKTSKKIIRKAS; encoded by the coding sequence ATGTATATCATCGACAATAAAACATATCCCTGCAGCACCAGTGTGACAATGAAGTTCATCGGCGGAAAATGGAAAGCGGTTATTCTTGTCCACCTTGCAGACGGTGCCAAACGATACAACGAACTCAGGAAACTGATTCCCACCATCACGGAGCGTACCCTGAGCCTGCAACTAAAGCAGCTTGAAGAGGACAACGTAATCAACAGGGCAGTATATACGGAAAAACCACCGCTGATGGTGGAGTATACTCTTACAGATTTTGGGAAGACCCTGCTTCCGGTGCTTCATGAAATTAACCGGTGGGGCATTGAGGCAGCTAAGACGTCAAAAAAAATAATCAGGAAAGCTTCCTGA
- the ruvX gene encoding Holliday junction resolvase RuvX, translating to MGQILAIDYGKARCGIAATDDMQIIASGLETVETRFLTEFLKKYFSANSVEGIVVGLPVDLRGNISEVETDILKFIEEFRILFPAIPVHRFDERFTSKMASFFISQSGKNKKQRREKGLIDKVSATIILQNFLEQRTK from the coding sequence ATGGGACAGATCCTTGCTATAGACTATGGAAAGGCACGTTGCGGTATTGCGGCAACAGACGATATGCAGATTATCGCCAGCGGACTGGAGACGGTGGAAACCAGGTTTTTAACTGAATTCCTCAAAAAGTACTTCAGTGCAAATTCTGTAGAAGGAATTGTGGTAGGTTTACCCGTAGATTTGAGAGGAAATATTTCAGAAGTGGAAACGGACATCCTGAAATTCATAGAAGAATTCAGAATCCTGTTTCCGGCTATACCGGTTCACCGCTTCGATGAAAGGTTTACATCCAAAATGGCTTCGTTTTTTATCTCCCAGAGCGGAAAAAATAAAAAACAGAGGCGGGAAAAAGGATTGATTGACAAAGTAAGTGCAACGATAATATTGCAGAATTTTTTAGAACAAAGAACAAAATGA
- the mazG gene encoding nucleoside triphosphate pyrophosphohydrolase, protein MNTKQEKLDAFGRLLDIMDDLREKCPWDRKQTLESLRHLTLEETYELSDAILQNDLQEIKKELGDVLLHLVFYAKIGSEKNSFDIADVINSLNEKLIFRHPHIYGDTEVKDEEEVKQNWEKLKLKEGNKSILGGVPNSLPSMVKAYRIQDKVKGIGFEFHDAEDAWKKVDEEIKEFHDETDPVKKEEELGDVFFSLINYARISGLNPDSALERTNIKFISRFQKMEQLAYEEGLKLADLSLEEMDVLWEKAKRQQ, encoded by the coding sequence ATGAATACCAAACAGGAAAAACTGGATGCTTTCGGAAGATTGCTGGATATTATGGACGACCTGCGCGAAAAGTGCCCTTGGGACCGGAAACAGACTTTGGAATCATTACGGCACCTGACGCTGGAAGAAACCTATGAGCTTTCTGACGCCATTCTGCAGAACGACCTACAGGAAATCAAGAAAGAACTGGGCGATGTCCTGCTTCATCTGGTTTTTTATGCTAAGATCGGTTCTGAAAAAAATAGTTTCGATATAGCGGATGTGATCAATTCGCTTAATGAGAAGCTCATTTTCCGCCACCCACATATTTACGGGGATACTGAAGTGAAAGATGAGGAAGAGGTAAAGCAAAACTGGGAGAAGCTTAAGCTCAAAGAAGGAAACAAATCCATACTTGGAGGCGTTCCTAACAGCCTTCCGAGCATGGTAAAGGCCTACAGGATCCAGGATAAGGTGAAAGGGATCGGTTTTGAATTTCATGATGCGGAAGACGCATGGAAAAAAGTGGATGAGGAAATTAAGGAATTCCACGATGAAACAGATCCCGTTAAAAAGGAGGAAGAACTGGGGGATGTATTTTTCTCACTCATCAATTATGCAAGGATTTCCGGGCTCAATCCTGATTCTGCACTGGAAAGGACCAATATCAAATTTATTTCACGGTTCCAGAAGATGGAGCAGCTTGCCTATGAAGAAGGTTTGAAGCTGGCCGATCTTTCTCTTGAAGAAATGGATGTGCTCTGGGAAAAAGCCAAACGTCAGCAATAG
- the def gene encoding peptide deformylase yields MILPIRAFGDPVLRKVAKDIDQDYPDLQELIDNMFETMYSANGIGLAAPQVGLDIRLFVIDVSPLAEDEDYEDIKDELAEFKKVFINARILEESGEEWKFNEGCLSIPDVREDVKRKETIVIEYYDENFVLHTETLSDIRARVIQHEYDHIEGILFTDHLSALKKKLVKGKLSKISQGDVSISYKMRFPK; encoded by the coding sequence ATGATTTTACCGATAAGAGCCTTTGGGGATCCTGTTTTACGGAAAGTAGCCAAGGATATAGACCAGGATTACCCGGATTTACAGGAGCTGATAGACAATATGTTTGAAACTATGTATAGTGCCAACGGTATTGGGCTTGCTGCTCCGCAGGTAGGGCTGGACATCCGTCTGTTCGTCATCGACGTATCCCCGCTGGCAGAAGATGAAGATTATGAAGACATCAAAGATGAGCTGGCAGAATTTAAAAAAGTATTCATCAATGCCAGGATCCTGGAAGAGTCCGGAGAAGAATGGAAGTTTAATGAAGGCTGTCTCTCTATTCCGGATGTACGGGAAGATGTAAAAAGGAAAGAAACCATCGTGATCGAATATTATGACGAAAACTTTGTCCTTCACACAGAAACTTTATCAGATATCAGGGCGCGCGTGATCCAGCATGAATATGACCATATCGAAGGGATCCTGTTTACCGATCACCTGAGTGCGCTCAAGAAAAAGCTGGTTAAAGGCAAACTGTCCAAAATTTCACAAGGAGATGTGAGCATCAGCTATAAAATGAGATTCCCTAAATAA
- a CDS encoding serine hydrolase: MKQKLSLFFLLCCLMSFGQVDEKKLDALILNTLKTFDVPGISVGIVKDGKVIYSKGFGLRSLTSKQPMDDQTLVGIASNSKGFTCTALAILADEGKIDWDAKVSQYIPEFQMYDPYVSQNVTVRDLVTHRAGLGLGQGDLMFFPEGGNLTVNDIVHNVRYLKPENPFRTTLDYNNIMFIVAGEVIHRVSGMSWAEFIEQRIMKPVGMNTSFGSYSRASAATNKIDAHAPVDGKAIAVPHDWNETANAAGGILSNIKDMTLWADFLLNNFTTKEGKKLVSDKQVQQLWSLQIPSGVAPKNPYDTSFYGYGMGWFLSDVKGHKQVQHTGGLIGTVTQFTLIPDLKLGIVVLTNQQSGAAFSTITNTIKDAYLGIPERNWLQTYSSRMQKVEAEYSKQKKEAYSASEAFRKNKDLQPKAEQFTGKYQDTWFGDVDIIRQGTTYRIECARSPRLKGELLPYSNNSFIIRWDDRSYDADAYIIFSYDEQGKAQSARLKPISEVTDFSFDFEDLDLKRK, translated from the coding sequence ATGAAGCAGAAGCTCTCTTTATTCTTTCTTCTTTGTTGCCTGATGTCTTTTGGACAGGTGGACGAAAAGAAACTGGATGCATTGATCCTGAATACACTGAAAACTTTTGATGTGCCGGGAATCTCCGTTGGGATTGTGAAAGATGGTAAAGTCATATATTCCAAAGGATTCGGATTACGCTCCCTAACATCGAAGCAACCGATGGATGACCAGACTTTGGTGGGGATTGCATCAAACTCTAAAGGTTTTACCTGTACGGCGCTCGCCATCCTGGCTGATGAAGGGAAAATAGACTGGGATGCAAAAGTATCCCAATACATCCCGGAATTCCAGATGTATGATCCGTATGTATCGCAGAATGTGACCGTACGGGATTTAGTAACCCACAGGGCCGGCCTGGGTCTTGGACAGGGAGACCTGATGTTTTTTCCGGAAGGCGGAAACCTGACGGTTAATGATATTGTACACAATGTCCGGTATCTAAAGCCTGAAAACCCTTTCAGGACTACCCTGGATTATAACAACATCATGTTTATTGTGGCAGGCGAGGTGATTCACCGGGTTTCAGGGATGAGCTGGGCTGAATTTATCGAACAGCGGATCATGAAGCCGGTAGGGATGAATACCAGTTTCGGAAGCTACAGCAGAGCCAGCGCAGCGACTAATAAAATTGATGCCCATGCCCCCGTAGACGGAAAAGCCATTGCGGTACCGCATGACTGGAATGAAACCGCGAATGCGGCAGGCGGGATCCTGAGCAATATTAAAGATATGACCTTATGGGCGGATTTCCTGCTTAATAATTTTACAACGAAAGAAGGGAAAAAGCTGGTTTCTGATAAGCAGGTCCAGCAGTTGTGGAGCCTTCAGATTCCAAGCGGTGTGGCTCCCAAAAACCCTTATGATACCAGTTTTTACGGATATGGGATGGGTTGGTTCCTCAGCGATGTCAAAGGGCATAAACAGGTGCAGCATACCGGCGGGCTGATTGGAACGGTAACCCAGTTTACCCTCATTCCTGATCTGAAGCTCGGCATTGTAGTACTCACCAATCAGCAGTCCGGAGCAGCTTTTAGCACCATCACGAATACCATAAAAGATGCTTACCTGGGAATACCTGAACGCAACTGGCTGCAAACCTACAGCAGCAGGATGCAAAAAGTGGAGGCGGAATACAGCAAACAGAAGAAAGAGGCTTACTCAGCATCCGAAGCATTCAGGAAAAATAAAGACCTTCAGCCTAAAGCAGAACAGTTCACCGGAAAATACCAGGATACATGGTTCGGTGACGTCGATATTATCCGGCAGGGAACTACTTACAGAATAGAATGTGCTCGTTCTCCAAGGCTGAAAGGGGAATTACTGCCTTATTCAAATAATTCGTTTATCATCAGATGGGATGACCGGAGCTATGATGCCGATGCTTATATTATTTTCAGCTATGATGAACAGGGGAAAGCACAGTCGGCAAGGTTAAAGCCGATTTCAGAGGTGACGGATTTCAGCTTTGATTTTGAAGATCTTGATCTGAAGAGAAAATAA
- a CDS encoding Smr/MutS family protein, with the protein MKIGDKVSVVDEDLGGIVTSTRGNMVVFRDEYGFTHQYPEDKLVPKDDGIYENIRIVKKAEPKKVVSKKHQKNPMVLDLHFHNLVKNPGDYDSFERLFMQKEKLMDTLQFCRKNHLKRLEIVHGIGDGTLQRMVWDVLESQTGIDYYNKEILHHQSGAVMVEFH; encoded by the coding sequence ATGAAGATCGGTGACAAAGTTTCCGTAGTAGATGAAGACCTGGGCGGGATTGTGACTTCAACCCGGGGGAATATGGTTGTATTCAGGGATGAATACGGATTTACCCATCAGTATCCTGAGGATAAGCTGGTGCCTAAAGATGACGGTATTTATGAAAACATCAGGATCGTAAAGAAAGCAGAACCCAAGAAGGTCGTTTCCAAAAAGCATCAGAAAAATCCTATGGTGCTGGATCTTCACTTTCATAATCTGGTCAAGAATCCAGGTGACTATGATAGTTTTGAAAGATTATTCATGCAGAAGGAGAAACTGATGGACACCCTGCAGTTCTGCCGTAAGAACCATCTGAAAAGGCTGGAAATTGTTCACGGCATCGGCGACGGCACGCTCCAGAGAATGGTTTGGGATGTGCTGGAAAGCCAGACCGGTATAGATTATTACAATAAGGAAATACTTCACCATCAATCCGGTGCGGTAATGGTAGAATTTCACTAA
- the murI gene encoding glutamate racemase, whose product MKTKKQDYSHLSPKQPIGIFDSGVGGLTVAKEIKRLLPNEDLIYFGDTKHLPYGDKSKEAIIGYSTRITNFLLEQNCKAIVIACNTATANALTEVMELAAGKVPVIDVINPVAEKVSYEIHNNVGVIATKATVNSGLYKKSIRKHNKWIKVDELATPLLVPAIEEGFKNHPITHAIIYNYLSNSKLKNIETLILGCTHYPLLIDEIKQYYGNRVRVIDSPNIVANHLKIILDKYHLLNESNPKPSYHFYLSDLTKNFEKISKKFFGKTIDLELKVL is encoded by the coding sequence TTGAAAACAAAGAAACAGGATTATTCACACCTTTCACCGAAGCAGCCGATCGGCATTTTCGACAGTGGTGTTGGTGGTTTAACAGTAGCCAAGGAAATTAAAAGGCTTCTACCGAATGAAGACCTGATTTATTTTGGTGATACCAAGCACCTGCCGTACGGAGACAAGTCGAAGGAAGCCATCATCGGATATTCAACGCGGATCACCAATTTTTTGCTGGAGCAAAACTGCAAAGCAATTGTAATTGCCTGCAATACAGCTACAGCTAATGCGCTGACTGAAGTGATGGAGCTGGCCGCCGGAAAAGTACCCGTAATTGATGTGATCAACCCCGTGGCCGAAAAAGTATCATACGAAATCCACAATAATGTGGGGGTTATAGCTACTAAGGCTACGGTAAATTCCGGATTGTATAAAAAAAGCATCCGCAAGCATAACAAATGGATTAAGGTAGACGAATTGGCGACCCCGTTACTGGTTCCTGCCATCGAAGAGGGATTTAAAAATCATCCTATTACCCATGCTATCATTTACAACTACCTTAGCAACAGCAAGCTGAAGAATATAGAAACACTGATCTTAGGATGTACGCATTATCCGTTGCTCATTGATGAAATCAAGCAATATTACGGCAACCGTGTGCGGGTAATAGATTCACCGAATATTGTAGCCAATCATTTAAAAATCATTCTGGATAAATATCACCTGTTGAATGAAAGCAATCCAAAGCCAAGCTATCATTTTTATCTTTCGGACCTGACTAAAAATTTCGAAAAAATTTCTAAGAAATTCTTCGGTAAAACCATAGACCTGGAACTAAAAGTATTATAA
- a CDS encoding FUSC family protein has translation MKVSNPVPHRFHYLLEFKQTERKWHFPFLAALCIGSCLFIGYLSGKPNYGSLSSLGALTILYFTSAPITQRMVHLAVCALGIVFSFSVSLFFSFNAYVAGCSLGVIAFLAHFITSYFRILPPGNFFFIMVAAMASTYPFDPEQIPVRVGLVAMGAMLSCSLAFFYSVFIEKSKVTTVPRRVFNKKRYTKFVESAVIGFFMMLTLITGHLLQFRNTYWISIAAVAIIQGRNFEHVRQRNMHRILGTFIGIGFAWLILLLHPDKLMMIIMITVLQFVIELLIMRNYGLAVAFITPLTILLVETGSSVPHPVGDLIEARLLDTVIGSLIGLAAGYFLHHQQIINRLEKQVRYSYFQFKKLKK, from the coding sequence ATGAAAGTAAGCAACCCTGTACCGCACCGTTTTCATTACCTGCTGGAATTTAAGCAGACCGAAAGGAAATGGCATTTCCCGTTTCTGGCAGCCCTGTGTATCGGAAGCTGCCTGTTTATCGGATATCTTTCAGGAAAACCCAATTACGGAAGCCTTTCCAGCCTGGGTGCCCTGACCATCCTGTATTTTACTTCCGCGCCCATTACCCAGCGCATGGTACATCTTGCAGTCTGCGCCCTGGGAATCGTCTTTTCTTTTTCAGTAAGCCTTTTCTTCAGTTTTAATGCATATGTGGCCGGCTGCTCTTTGGGAGTCATTGCCTTTCTGGCCCATTTTATCACTTCTTATTTCAGGATTTTGCCACCGGGAAACTTCTTTTTCATCATGGTGGCAGCTATGGCAAGCACTTATCCTTTTGATCCGGAACAAATCCCTGTCCGGGTTGGTCTGGTGGCTATGGGAGCCATGTTGTCCTGTTCCCTGGCTTTCTTTTACTCCGTTTTTATTGAAAAAAGCAAGGTCACCACGGTACCGAGAAGGGTATTTAACAAAAAACGGTATACAAAATTTGTGGAGAGTGCCGTCATTGGATTTTTCATGATGCTGACTTTGATTACCGGTCATCTGCTACAGTTCAGGAATACCTACTGGATTTCCATTGCGGCGGTTGCGATCATCCAAGGCCGAAATTTTGAGCATGTCCGCCAGCGGAATATGCACCGAATTTTGGGAACATTTATCGGAATAGGCTTTGCATGGCTGATTCTGTTGCTGCACCCTGATAAGCTGATGATGATTATCATGATTACGGTATTGCAGTTTGTTATTGAACTGCTTATTATGCGGAATTACGGGCTGGCTGTAGCATTTATTACACCGCTCACGATCCTGCTGGTGGAAACGGGCAGCAGTGTTCCGCATCCGGTAGGAGACCTGATCGAAGCCAGACTCCTGGATACGGTGATCGGAAGCCTTATCGGCCTGGCTGCGGGATATTTCCTGCACCATCAGCAGATCATCAACCGGCTGGAAAAACAGGTCCGATATTCTTATTTTCAGTTTAAAAAATTAAAAAAATAA
- a CDS encoding DUF5606 family protein — protein sequence MLLEKIISISGKPGLYKLVSQLRNGFIIEDVTTKKKVSIGNSSQVSLLDNIAMFTFDKEVPLFEVFENIAKNNEYKETISHKSGEAELKEFMTASLPNYDTERVYASDIKKLAQWYNILHKAGYITPESFVKAEPETLDPAQDTVETDKEAPKKPAAPKAEKPATPKVKATSAAKSAPKSTHTKKG from the coding sequence ATGCTGTTAGAAAAAATAATTTCAATTTCCGGAAAGCCAGGACTTTACAAATTAGTTTCCCAATTGAGAAACGGATTCATCATTGAAGATGTGACAACCAAAAAGAAAGTAAGCATCGGAAACTCCAGCCAGGTAAGCCTTCTGGACAATATTGCCATGTTTACCTTCGATAAGGAAGTTCCTTTATTCGAAGTTTTTGAGAACATCGCTAAAAACAATGAGTATAAGGAAACCATTTCCCATAAATCAGGAGAAGCGGAACTGAAAGAATTCATGACAGCTTCACTTCCTAATTATGATACAGAAAGGGTATATGCTTCAGACATCAAAAAACTGGCACAGTGGTACAATATCCTTCACAAGGCAGGCTACATCACCCCAGAAAGCTTTGTAAAGGCTGAGCCTGAAACGCTTGATCCTGCACAGGACACTGTAGAAACAGATAAAGAAGCCCCTAAAAAACCGGCTGCTCCAAAAGCGGAAAAACCGGCAACCCCAAAAGTAAAGGCGACTTCAGCAGCGAAATCAGCTCCGAAAAGCACCCATACTAAAAAAGGATAA
- a CDS encoding RsmD family RNA methyltransferase — MYRIISGRWKAKKIAAPKNFDVRPTTDFAKEALFSILENTYDMQSVSVLDLFAGIGSITLEFASRGTQDVTSVELNPKHTAFINSTAADLDMSLQVNVQRGDVFDWLKKFRNKKSFEIVFSDAPFEMEEKKYQEIISLVLNNKFLKENGVLIIEHQSRMKFSHPNLTDTRKYGNVSFSFFKPNQEENIAIETAE; from the coding sequence ATGTACAGAATTATATCGGGCCGATGGAAGGCCAAAAAAATAGCCGCTCCGAAAAACTTTGATGTAAGGCCTACAACGGATTTCGCTAAGGAAGCCTTATTCAGCATTCTGGAGAATACTTACGATATGCAGTCGGTATCCGTGCTCGACCTTTTTGCGGGGATAGGGTCCATTACCCTGGAATTTGCTTCCAGAGGTACTCAGGACGTGACTTCAGTGGAGCTTAACCCGAAACATACTGCTTTCATCAATTCCACTGCTGCGGACCTTGACATGTCCCTACAGGTGAATGTTCAGCGTGGTGATGTTTTCGACTGGCTGAAGAAATTCAGGAATAAAAAATCCTTTGAAATTGTATTTTCCGATGCTCCTTTTGAGATGGAAGAGAAAAAATACCAGGAAATTATCTCTCTGGTACTGAATAATAAGTTCCTGAAGGAAAATGGCGTGCTGATCATTGAACATCAAAGCAGGATGAAGTTCAGCCATCCGAACCTTACAGACACCAGGAAATACGGCAATGTAAGTTTCAGTTTTTTCAAGCCGAACCAAGAAGAAAATATAGCAATAGAAACAGCAGAATAA
- a CDS encoding SixA phosphatase family protein, whose translation MKKLILVRHAKSDWPEETEDFDRPLADKGLEEASSISRFLKNKEIEIDSFVSSPAVRALNTCKIFNQAYQLSIRTDEKLYNPSENNFHSVIYGLDDSHHSVAFFSHNNGISNFANSISEHIFHFPTCGVAGFEIDCDSWSEFDGAAKKLLFFYEPGKI comes from the coding sequence ATGAAGAAACTCATCCTTGTACGGCATGCGAAAAGCGACTGGCCTGAAGAAACCGAAGATTTCGACAGACCTCTGGCAGACAAAGGCTTAGAAGAAGCGTCAAGCATTTCCCGGTTTTTAAAAAACAAAGAAATTGAGATTGACAGCTTTGTATCCAGCCCGGCGGTCCGTGCCCTCAATACCTGCAAAATTTTTAATCAGGCATACCAGCTTTCCATCAGAACAGATGAAAAGCTCTACAACCCTTCCGAGAATAATTTCCATTCGGTTATTTACGGACTGGATGACAGCCATCATTCGGTAGCCTTCTTTTCCCATAATAACGGGATTTCCAATTTTGCCAATTCCATCTCGGAACATATTTTCCACTTTCCCACCTGTGGCGTAGCAGGATTCGAGATCGACTGCGATTCGTGGTCTGAGTTTGACGGTGCTGCAAAAAAACTCCTTTTCTTCTATGAGCCGGGTAAAATTTAG
- a CDS encoding SdiA-regulated domain-containing protein translates to MMRLLFLSVFLLAACNQKAQDSKMKKELEVQFSMPKKLKEVSGIALSPDKNTIWAIEDQGNKNMVYGLDFKGNLIADVPVENAENNDWEDITADEHGNLYIGDFGNNDNDRQNLSILKIDLKNSGQKSTKVIQTTQFHYEGQTEFPPKKSGLLYDCEAFVAMKGYFYLFIKNRSKGFDGTFLVFRIPNKEGNFEAKLIGRLQLQGKYDDAAITSAAVTAAHDKIVLLTHKNIHILSGFSPDDFSYTKIHKLPLHHNSQKEAVVFLNDHILIIADEKDKKTGGNVYRFSLP, encoded by the coding sequence ATGATGCGCCTATTATTCTTATCTGTTTTCCTTCTTGCCGCCTGTAACCAGAAAGCCCAGGATTCCAAAATGAAAAAGGAACTGGAAGTACAGTTCTCTATGCCTAAAAAGCTGAAAGAGGTTTCCGGCATTGCCCTGTCCCCGGATAAAAATACGATCTGGGCGATTGAGGACCAGGGTAATAAAAATATGGTGTACGGACTGGATTTCAAAGGCAACCTTATAGCAGATGTCCCGGTTGAAAACGCTGAGAACAATGATTGGGAAGACATTACGGCTGATGAGCACGGAAACCTGTATATTGGTGATTTCGGGAACAATGACAACGACAGGCAGAACCTTTCGATCTTAAAAATCGATCTTAAAAATTCCGGGCAGAAGTCGACGAAGGTCATTCAGACCACTCAATTCCATTATGAGGGCCAGACGGAATTCCCGCCTAAAAAATCCGGATTGCTTTATGACTGCGAAGCATTTGTCGCCATGAAAGGCTATTTCTATCTCTTTATCAAAAACAGGAGTAAAGGTTTCGACGGGACATTCCTGGTTTTCCGTATCCCCAATAAAGAGGGGAATTTTGAAGCCAAGCTCATCGGAAGGTTACAGCTTCAGGGGAAATACGATGATGCAGCGATTACTTCTGCCGCGGTTACGGCTGCCCATGATAAGATCGTATTGCTGACCCATAAAAATATCCATATCCTTTCCGGTTTTTCTCCGGATGACTTTTCATATACAAAGATCCATAAACTTCCCCTGCACCATAATTCACAGAAGGAAGCAGTGGTATTTCTTAATGACCATATATTGATTATTGCAGATGAGAAGGATAAGAAAACAGGAGGGAATGTGTACCGGTTTTCTTTGCCATAG